Proteins encoded within one genomic window of Oncorhynchus tshawytscha isolate Ot180627B linkage group LG02, Otsh_v2.0, whole genome shotgun sequence:
- the igfn1.1 gene encoding immunoglobulin-like and fibronectin type III domain-containing protein 1 isoform X3 gives MKVMKSKVTDQSAEGQKVEGAGGAMEKPHHKKVKKFRSKVPGVMITQYVEEIPEGKSHPDFTRKPIALTIQEGKFGVFKAIVYGEPTPNVTWNRANGKIDDPVKFQSKYDEASGEHTLEIPKVCAEDADTYKCFATNEYGKAVCTIQLNVIEVGFKKTKELAKSKEEQEALKPGSFRTMLKKRGDVHEQKPLESEEKVWEILMSADKKDYEQICAEYGITNFRGMLTKLAEMKKEREVEQAQFIEHISSLKHIEVNADENATFEIDMDLKDASSRIFLYKDGVMVPYTLEMEEEMKHQLKRVGKKFIFTIKNLDPEDAGLYSVDVEGVNIFSTDFKIPPVNFAVKIQEVKAEERQDAIFQCVLTAPMAEINWMGKSAPIENDDKFEITVSEDKLIHKLLVKDCQPLDAGIYAAVAGIHSCNAWLVVEVDKNPANKGKKIARKTTQAGGGDLDLEKIAKEQAEKHKKDMEERLAEAKIKAAERGVTDAATQAEKEAADAATKAAREAARAAEAKAKAKAEKKAAKLKDAKEKAKAKKKASGGGAAGGGAAGAGAAGAAGAGAAGAGAAGGGAAGGGAAGVGAAGGGAAGGGAAGAEGDAGSGSEYDDIVVSTDESDEEDGATKTKRVRSGQVVPDTFIDDDEEASSEQSGKRGKRTRQGPLLKEEIVDPGVHFNLGLSDVTAILGDPAELVCKLSKENVDGVWYLNGEEIQPDDVLTMSKDGFFQSLKISKISEDYAGKYKFEADGRKTEAMIVVEDPPRFDTEELKKFTVPIITKKGQKATFKIPFVGRDPMKIQWYHDGEELSDDTNIKIEHGEGYSQLTLNKLQRKDTGEIKFKLKNEFGTVEAFAKIIVTDKPTPPLGPLEIIEASQNAIEVKWRSPKDDGGCKILNYILERQQIGRNTWKKLGPIGPEAHYKDSDVDHGRRYCYKIRADTEMGSSELMETEDVQAGTKAYAGPPSAPKVVSAFKDCITLTWNPPSNTGGTNILGYNMEKRKKGSNLWSPVNPADDKIKEKEFGVKDVIEGMEYEFRVAAINNSGAGEFGTPSEFVFARDPKKPPGKVIDLKVTDSTYTTLSLGWTKPREKAGVEDEAKGFFVEIRPAESPEWDRCNNNPSTMTSFTVKGMKSMAMYWVRVIATNDGGEGKPQELDNYILAMPPPVRPRFTDQKVKSFMVVQAGNSARFNMNFEASPWPDVTWMKDGMPVSKRVTISNAEGASQLLIPSSERSDTGIYTIMVKNIVGQETFSIEIRVTDEPKPPGPVEVDENVPGTVTISWSPSPDEKRDDRLHYLVSKRDSSKRTWHTVADHIFNNKFTACNIMPGREYQFRVYAKNDMGSSQPSESPKWEITGKKERFVLDRPETKTCNLERPPKFLVPLKMHTAPQGYECYMSCAVRGDPTPHVTWYRNNISLNTNTNYLISNTCGVCSMLILRVGPKDTGEYKIIAENNLGRAECSTKLTVSD, from the exons tcaAGAAATTCAGATCAAAAGTCCCCGGAGTTATGATCACGCAGTATGTGGAGGAAATACCAGAGGGGAAAAGCCACCCTGACTTCACACGCAAGCCCATCGCATTAACTATTCAGGAGG GCAAGTTCGGGGTGTTCAAAGCCATTGTGTATGGTGAACCTACACCCAACGTGACATGGAACCGAGCAAATGGAAAGATAGACGATCCAGTGAAGTTCCAGAGCAAGTATGACGAGGCGTCTGGTGAACACACCCTAGAG ATCCCCAAAGTATGTGCAGAAGATGCCGACACCTACAAATGCTTTGCAACAAATGAGTATGGAAAGGCTGTTTGCACTATCCAGCTGAATGTCATTGAAG TTGGATTCAAAAAGACGAAGGAATTAGCCAAGTCCAAAGAAGAACAAGAAGCACTCAAACCTGGGTCTTTTAGAACAATGTTGAAGAAGCG GGGAGATGTCCATGAGCAAAAGCCACTCGAATCTGAAGAGAAAGTTTGGGAGATCCTGATGAGTGCCGACAAGAAAGATTATGAACAAATCTGTGCTGAGTACGGCATCACTAATTTTCGTGGGATGCTGACAAAACTGGCTGAaatgaaaaaggagagagaggttgaacaggcacaG TTTATTGAACATATCAGTTCGCTCAAACACATCGAAGTCAATGCTGATGAAAATGCAACGTTTGAAATTGACATGGATCTTAAAGATGCCAGCAGCAGAATTTTCCTCTACAAG GATGGTGTTATGGTTCCTTACACCCTTGAGATGGAAGAAGAAATGAAGCACCAACTGAAACGAGTTGGCAAAAAATTCATTTTCACGATCAAAAATCTAGACCCGGAAGATGCTGGTCTCTATTCAGTGGATGTAGAGGGAGTTAATATCTTCTCTACGGATTTCAAAA TTCCACCTGTAAATTTCGCTGTCAAAATTCAGGAGGTGAAGGCAGAAGAAAGACAAGATGCCATCTTTCAGTGTGTCTTAACGGCACCTATGGCTGAGATTAATTGGATGGGCAAGAGTGCCCCGATAGAAAATGATGACAAATTTGAAATCACAGTGTCTGAAGACAAGCTCATCCACAAGTTGTTAGTGAAGGATTGTCAGCCTTTGGACGCTGGTATCTATGCAGCTGTGGCAGGTATCCATTCCTGTAATGCCTGGCTTGTGGTGGAAG TTGACAAGAACCCTGCGAACAAAGGCAAGAAGATAGCTCGCAAAACAACCCAGGCTGGAGGAGGGGATTTGGATCTGGAGAAAATAGCAAAGGAGCAGGCGGAAAAACACAAGAAAGACATGGAAGAGAGGTTGGCGGAAGCAAAGATAAAGGCTGCCGAGAGAGGCGTCACTGACGCAGCCACCCAGGCTGAGAAAGAGGCCGCTGATGCAGCCACCAAAGCCGCTAGAGAGGCAGCAAGGGCTGCGGAAGCTAAGGCTAAGGCTAAGGCAGAGAAAAAAGCTGCTAAATTAAAAGATGCTAAGGAGAAAGCAAAGGCAAAGAAGAAAGCCTCAGGTGGTGGAGCTGCAGGAGGTGGGGCTGCAGGTGCAGGAGCTGCAGGTGCTGCGGGTGCTGGTGCTGCAGGTGCTGGGGCTGCAGGTGGTGGGGCTGCAGGTGGTGGGGCTGCAGGTGTTGGGGCTGCAGGTGGTGGGGCTGCAGGTGGTGGAGCTGCAGGGGCTGAGGGAGATGCTGGATCTGGATCGGAATACGATGACATAGTAGTAAGCACAGATGAGTCTGATGAGGAAGATGGAGCCACAAAAACAAAGCGCGTGAGAAGCGGCCAAGTTGTTCCAGACACGTTCATAG ATGATGATGAGGAAGCTTCAAGTGAGCAATCGGGGAAACGTGGGAAACGCACAAGGCAAGGCCCACTGCTCAAGGAAGAGATTGTTG ACCCTGGCGTTCACTTCAACCTTGGGCTTTCTGACGTCACCGCCATACTGGGAGACCCAGCCGAACTTGTCTGTAAGCTGAGCAAGGAAAATGTCGATGGGGTATGGTACCTGAATGGAGAGGAG ATTCAACCCGATGATGTTCTTACCATGTCTAAAGATGGATTCTTCCAATCCCTGAAAATCAGCAAAATCTCAGAGGACTATGCTGGAAAATACAAATTTGAGGCAGATGGGCGTAAAACAGAGGCCATGATTGTTGTTGAAG ATCCACCTAGATTCGACACAGAGGAATTGAAAAAGTTTACTGTCCCAATCATTACTAAAAAAGGTCAAAAAGCCACTTTCAAGATACCATTTGTGGGTCGGGATCCAATGAAGATCCAATGGTACCATGACGGCGAGGAGCTATCAGACGACACAAACATCAAGATAGAGCATGGAGAGGGTTATAGTCAACTAACTCTTAACAAGTTACAGCGCAAAGACACTGGAGAAATCAAGTTCAAACTCAAAAATGAGTTTGGAACTGTTGAGGCCTTTGCGAAGATCATTGTAACTG ACAAGCCCACCCCTCCCTTGGGACCTCTGGAGATTATTGAAGCCTCTCAAAATGCCATTGAGGTGAAGTGGAGGTCCCCAAAGGATGATGGTGGCTGTAAGATACTAAACTACATCCTGGAACGTCAACAGATAGGCCGCAACACCTGGAAGAAGCTGGGTCCGATTGGTCCAGAGGCCCACTACAAGGACAGTGATGTGGACCATGGCAGGAGGTACTGTTACAAAATCAGGGCCGACACTGAGATGGGCAGCAGTGAGTTGATGGAGACAGAGGACGTCCAGGCTGGCACAAAAG CATACGCGGGACCCCCTTCTGCACCCAAAGTGGTCAGTGCCTTCAAGGACTGTATCACTCTGACATGGAATCCCCCTTCCAACACTGGAGGAACCAACATTCTGGGATATAACATGGAGAAACGCAAGAAGGGAAGCAATCTTTGGAGCCCTGTCAATCCTGCAGATGATAAGATTAAAG AGAAGGAGTTTGGTGTGAAGGACGTGATAGAGGGTATGGAATACGAATTCCGTGTGGCAGCTATCAACAACTCTGGAGCTGGTGAATTTGGCACTCCGTCTGAGTTTGTGTTTGCCAGGGATCCAAAAA AGCCCCCCGGTAAAGTCATTGACCTGAAGGTGACAGACTCCACCTACACCACCTTGTCCCTGGGTTGGACTAAACCAAGGGAGAAAGCGGGGGTTGAGGATGAAGCCAAGGGATTCTTTGTGGAGATTAGACCAGCAGAAAGTCCAGAGTGGGACCGCTGTAACAATAACCCCAGCACCATGACCTCCTTCACAGTGAAAGGCATGAAGTCAATGGCAATGTACTGGGTGAGAGTGATCGCCACCAATGACGGGGGAGAAGGCAAGCCGCAAGAGCTGGACAACTACATCCTGGCTATGCCTCCCCCTG TCAGGCCTAGATTCACTGATCAAAAAGTCAAGAGTTTCATGGTGGTACAAGCAGGGAATTCTGCAAGATTCAACATGAACTTTGAG GCCTCCCCTTGGCCAGATGTTACCTGGATGAAGGATGGCATGCCTGTGTCCAAACGGGTTACCATCAGTAATGCTGAAGGGGCATCCCAACTTTTGATTCCTTCTTCAGAGCGCTCAGATACAGGAATCTATACCATTATGGTCAAGAATATTGTTGGCCAGGAGACATTCAGCATTGAGATCAGAGTTACAG ACGAGCCCAAACCTCCAGGTCCTGTGGAGGTAGATGAGAACGTACCAGGCACAGTTACCATCTCCTGGTCACCATCTCCTGATGAGAAGAGGGATGACAGGCTGCACTACCTGGTGTCGAAACGTGACTCAAGCAAGAGAACGTGgcacacagtggcagaccacatctTTAACAACAAGTTCACAGCCTGTAACATCATGCCTGGCAGAGAGTACCAGTTTCGTGTCTATGCCAAGAATGACATGGGCTCTTCTCAACCCTCAGAATCACCAAAGTGGGAAATCACAGGCAAAAAAG AAAGGTTTGTGCTGGACAGGCCAGAGACTAAGACCTGCAACCTAGAGCGTCCTCCCAAGTTCCTTGTCCCGTTGAAAATGCACACCGCACCACAAGGTTATGAGTGCTACATGAGCTGTGCTGTCAGAGGGGACCCAACACCCCATGTCACATGGTACCGTAATAATATCAGcctcaacaccaacaccaactaCCTAATCTCCAACACCTGTGGGGTCTGCTCCATGCTCATACTGAGGGTTGGACCCAAGGACACTGGAGAGTACAAAATCATCGCAGAGAACAACCTGGGCAGGGCAGAGTGTTCCACTAAGCTCACTGTCTCAG ATTAG
- the igfn1.1 gene encoding immunoglobulin-like and fibronectin type III domain-containing protein 1 isoform X5 codes for MKVMKSKVTDQSAEGQKVEGAGGAMEKPHHKKVKKFRSKVPGVMITQYVEEIPEGKSHPDFTRKPIALTIQEGKFGVFKAIVYGEPTPNVTWNRANGKIDDPVKFQSKYDEASGEHTLEIPKVCAEDADTYKCFATNEYGKAVCTIQLNVIEVGFKKTKELAKSKEEQEALKPGSFRTMLKKRGDVHEQKPLESEEKVWEILMSADKKDYEQICAEYGITNFRGMLTKLAEMKKEREVEQAQFIEHISSLKHIEVNADENATFEIDMDLKDASSRIFLYKDGVMVPYTLEMEEEMKHQLKRVGKKFIFTIKNLDPEDAGLYSVDVEGVNIFSTDFKIPPVNFAVKIQEVKAEERQDAIFQCVLTAPMAEINWMGKSAPIENDDKFEITVSEDKLIHKLLVKDCQPLDAGIYAAVAGIHSCNAWLVVEVDKNPANKGKKIARKTTQAGGGDLDLEKIAKEQAEKHKKDMEERLAEAKIKAAERGVTDAATQAEKEAADAATKAAREAARAAEAKAKAKAEKKAAKLKDAKEKAKAKKKASGGGAAGGGAAGAGAAGAAGAGAAGAGAAGGGAAGGGAAGVGAAGGGAAGGGAAGAEGDAGSGSEYDDIVVSTDESDEEDGATKTKRVRSGQVVPDTFIDPGVHFNLGLSDVTAILGDPAELVCKLSKENVDGVWYLNGEEIQPDDVLTMSKDGFFQSLKISKISEDYAGKYKFEADGRKTEAMIVVEDPPRFDTEELKKFTVPIITKKGQKATFKIPFVGRDPMKIQWYHDGEELSDDTNIKIEHGEGYSQLTLNKLQRKDTGEIKFKLKNEFGTVEAFAKIIVTDKPTPPLGPLEIIEASQNAIEVKWRSPKDDGGCKILNYILERQQIGRNTWKKLGPIGPEAHYKDSDVDHGRRYCYKIRADTEMGSSELMETEDVQAGTKAYAGPPSAPKVVSAFKDCITLTWNPPSNTGGTNILGYNMEKRKKGSNLWSPVNPADDKIKEKEFGVKDVIEGMEYEFRVAAINNSGAGEFGTPSEFVFARDPKKPPGKVIDLKVTDSTYTTLSLGWTKPREKAGVEDEAKGFFVEIRPAESPEWDRCNNNPSTMTSFTVKGMKSMAMYWVRVIATNDGGEGKPQELDNYILAMPPPVRPRFTDQKVKSFMVVQAGNSARFNMNFEASPWPDVTWMKDGMPVSKRVTISNAEGASQLLIPSSERSDTGIYTIMVKNIVGQETFSIEIRVTDEPKPPGPVEVDENVPGTVTISWSPSPDEKRDDRLHYLVSKRDSSKRTWHTVADHIFNNKFTACNIMPGREYQFRVYAKNDMGSSQPSESPKWEITGKKERFVLDRPETKTCNLERPPKFLVPLKMHTAPQGYECYMSCAVRGDPTPHVTWYRNNISLNTNTNYLISNTCGVCSMLILRVGPKDTGEYKIIAENNLGRAECSTKLTVSD; via the exons tcaAGAAATTCAGATCAAAAGTCCCCGGAGTTATGATCACGCAGTATGTGGAGGAAATACCAGAGGGGAAAAGCCACCCTGACTTCACACGCAAGCCCATCGCATTAACTATTCAGGAGG GCAAGTTCGGGGTGTTCAAAGCCATTGTGTATGGTGAACCTACACCCAACGTGACATGGAACCGAGCAAATGGAAAGATAGACGATCCAGTGAAGTTCCAGAGCAAGTATGACGAGGCGTCTGGTGAACACACCCTAGAG ATCCCCAAAGTATGTGCAGAAGATGCCGACACCTACAAATGCTTTGCAACAAATGAGTATGGAAAGGCTGTTTGCACTATCCAGCTGAATGTCATTGAAG TTGGATTCAAAAAGACGAAGGAATTAGCCAAGTCCAAAGAAGAACAAGAAGCACTCAAACCTGGGTCTTTTAGAACAATGTTGAAGAAGCG GGGAGATGTCCATGAGCAAAAGCCACTCGAATCTGAAGAGAAAGTTTGGGAGATCCTGATGAGTGCCGACAAGAAAGATTATGAACAAATCTGTGCTGAGTACGGCATCACTAATTTTCGTGGGATGCTGACAAAACTGGCTGAaatgaaaaaggagagagaggttgaacaggcacaG TTTATTGAACATATCAGTTCGCTCAAACACATCGAAGTCAATGCTGATGAAAATGCAACGTTTGAAATTGACATGGATCTTAAAGATGCCAGCAGCAGAATTTTCCTCTACAAG GATGGTGTTATGGTTCCTTACACCCTTGAGATGGAAGAAGAAATGAAGCACCAACTGAAACGAGTTGGCAAAAAATTCATTTTCACGATCAAAAATCTAGACCCGGAAGATGCTGGTCTCTATTCAGTGGATGTAGAGGGAGTTAATATCTTCTCTACGGATTTCAAAA TTCCACCTGTAAATTTCGCTGTCAAAATTCAGGAGGTGAAGGCAGAAGAAAGACAAGATGCCATCTTTCAGTGTGTCTTAACGGCACCTATGGCTGAGATTAATTGGATGGGCAAGAGTGCCCCGATAGAAAATGATGACAAATTTGAAATCACAGTGTCTGAAGACAAGCTCATCCACAAGTTGTTAGTGAAGGATTGTCAGCCTTTGGACGCTGGTATCTATGCAGCTGTGGCAGGTATCCATTCCTGTAATGCCTGGCTTGTGGTGGAAG TTGACAAGAACCCTGCGAACAAAGGCAAGAAGATAGCTCGCAAAACAACCCAGGCTGGAGGAGGGGATTTGGATCTGGAGAAAATAGCAAAGGAGCAGGCGGAAAAACACAAGAAAGACATGGAAGAGAGGTTGGCGGAAGCAAAGATAAAGGCTGCCGAGAGAGGCGTCACTGACGCAGCCACCCAGGCTGAGAAAGAGGCCGCTGATGCAGCCACCAAAGCCGCTAGAGAGGCAGCAAGGGCTGCGGAAGCTAAGGCTAAGGCTAAGGCAGAGAAAAAAGCTGCTAAATTAAAAGATGCTAAGGAGAAAGCAAAGGCAAAGAAGAAAGCCTCAGGTGGTGGAGCTGCAGGAGGTGGGGCTGCAGGTGCAGGAGCTGCAGGTGCTGCGGGTGCTGGTGCTGCAGGTGCTGGGGCTGCAGGTGGTGGGGCTGCAGGTGGTGGGGCTGCAGGTGTTGGGGCTGCAGGTGGTGGGGCTGCAGGTGGTGGAGCTGCAGGGGCTGAGGGAGATGCTGGATCTGGATCGGAATACGATGACATAGTAGTAAGCACAGATGAGTCTGATGAGGAAGATGGAGCCACAAAAACAAAGCGCGTGAGAAGCGGCCAAGTTGTTCCAGACACGTTCATAG ACCCTGGCGTTCACTTCAACCTTGGGCTTTCTGACGTCACCGCCATACTGGGAGACCCAGCCGAACTTGTCTGTAAGCTGAGCAAGGAAAATGTCGATGGGGTATGGTACCTGAATGGAGAGGAG ATTCAACCCGATGATGTTCTTACCATGTCTAAAGATGGATTCTTCCAATCCCTGAAAATCAGCAAAATCTCAGAGGACTATGCTGGAAAATACAAATTTGAGGCAGATGGGCGTAAAACAGAGGCCATGATTGTTGTTGAAG ATCCACCTAGATTCGACACAGAGGAATTGAAAAAGTTTACTGTCCCAATCATTACTAAAAAAGGTCAAAAAGCCACTTTCAAGATACCATTTGTGGGTCGGGATCCAATGAAGATCCAATGGTACCATGACGGCGAGGAGCTATCAGACGACACAAACATCAAGATAGAGCATGGAGAGGGTTATAGTCAACTAACTCTTAACAAGTTACAGCGCAAAGACACTGGAGAAATCAAGTTCAAACTCAAAAATGAGTTTGGAACTGTTGAGGCCTTTGCGAAGATCATTGTAACTG ACAAGCCCACCCCTCCCTTGGGACCTCTGGAGATTATTGAAGCCTCTCAAAATGCCATTGAGGTGAAGTGGAGGTCCCCAAAGGATGATGGTGGCTGTAAGATACTAAACTACATCCTGGAACGTCAACAGATAGGCCGCAACACCTGGAAGAAGCTGGGTCCGATTGGTCCAGAGGCCCACTACAAGGACAGTGATGTGGACCATGGCAGGAGGTACTGTTACAAAATCAGGGCCGACACTGAGATGGGCAGCAGTGAGTTGATGGAGACAGAGGACGTCCAGGCTGGCACAAAAG CATACGCGGGACCCCCTTCTGCACCCAAAGTGGTCAGTGCCTTCAAGGACTGTATCACTCTGACATGGAATCCCCCTTCCAACACTGGAGGAACCAACATTCTGGGATATAACATGGAGAAACGCAAGAAGGGAAGCAATCTTTGGAGCCCTGTCAATCCTGCAGATGATAAGATTAAAG AGAAGGAGTTTGGTGTGAAGGACGTGATAGAGGGTATGGAATACGAATTCCGTGTGGCAGCTATCAACAACTCTGGAGCTGGTGAATTTGGCACTCCGTCTGAGTTTGTGTTTGCCAGGGATCCAAAAA AGCCCCCCGGTAAAGTCATTGACCTGAAGGTGACAGACTCCACCTACACCACCTTGTCCCTGGGTTGGACTAAACCAAGGGAGAAAGCGGGGGTTGAGGATGAAGCCAAGGGATTCTTTGTGGAGATTAGACCAGCAGAAAGTCCAGAGTGGGACCGCTGTAACAATAACCCCAGCACCATGACCTCCTTCACAGTGAAAGGCATGAAGTCAATGGCAATGTACTGGGTGAGAGTGATCGCCACCAATGACGGGGGAGAAGGCAAGCCGCAAGAGCTGGACAACTACATCCTGGCTATGCCTCCCCCTG TCAGGCCTAGATTCACTGATCAAAAAGTCAAGAGTTTCATGGTGGTACAAGCAGGGAATTCTGCAAGATTCAACATGAACTTTGAG GCCTCCCCTTGGCCAGATGTTACCTGGATGAAGGATGGCATGCCTGTGTCCAAACGGGTTACCATCAGTAATGCTGAAGGGGCATCCCAACTTTTGATTCCTTCTTCAGAGCGCTCAGATACAGGAATCTATACCATTATGGTCAAGAATATTGTTGGCCAGGAGACATTCAGCATTGAGATCAGAGTTACAG ACGAGCCCAAACCTCCAGGTCCTGTGGAGGTAGATGAGAACGTACCAGGCACAGTTACCATCTCCTGGTCACCATCTCCTGATGAGAAGAGGGATGACAGGCTGCACTACCTGGTGTCGAAACGTGACTCAAGCAAGAGAACGTGgcacacagtggcagaccacatctTTAACAACAAGTTCACAGCCTGTAACATCATGCCTGGCAGAGAGTACCAGTTTCGTGTCTATGCCAAGAATGACATGGGCTCTTCTCAACCCTCAGAATCACCAAAGTGGGAAATCACAGGCAAAAAAG AAAGGTTTGTGCTGGACAGGCCAGAGACTAAGACCTGCAACCTAGAGCGTCCTCCCAAGTTCCTTGTCCCGTTGAAAATGCACACCGCACCACAAGGTTATGAGTGCTACATGAGCTGTGCTGTCAGAGGGGACCCAACACCCCATGTCACATGGTACCGTAATAATATCAGcctcaacaccaacaccaactaCCTAATCTCCAACACCTGTGGGGTCTGCTCCATGCTCATACTGAGGGTTGGACCCAAGGACACTGGAGAGTACAAAATCATCGCAGAGAACAACCTGGGCAGGGCAGAGTGTTCCACTAAGCTCACTGTCTCAG ATTAG